Proteins encoded together in one Lathyrus oleraceus cultivar Zhongwan6 chromosome 5, CAAS_Psat_ZW6_1.0, whole genome shotgun sequence window:
- the LOC127084447 gene encoding ultraviolet-B receptor UVR8 isoform X1: protein MQDTGSSRNSDNPSRKVVDVAAGESHTLLLTGDGSVYSWGRGMFGRLGLGSQKDEFFPVKVNFENPSGSGDCVKIVGIAAGAYHSLALAEDGSVWCWGYNIYGQLGISEEDSHDSLAPCLLSKFLEVQPPDSSTGLSEAEDRASLKMCTVKAGGMMSLAIDNRGTLWIWGNIPEENKEGGLSLVSSFIPRPVWDFHGRAVVKVSCGNEHVVALVSATESHKGEDLLCYSWGYNSHGQLGLGDRQSRLRPEVVKILDEDSPLTIYEVACGAFHTALLTHKKERGDTLESMCWTFGLGENGQLGHGTTQSALFPTPVKVLPQNAYFISVDCGLFHTSVVSSTGGVWSWGMEKGLGLCPDASRGETVSGDALSPLLISCTPHQSIFPDPVKVVCGAAHTVVIVQKGYKVWSWGRGRSGVLGNGKEIDSYTPTIVLWPPMTEDFKEEDSKSSDEQDNAAEKKLEVITETDEKLSSALNEVKLLQTKLSTMEKYASILHGSIFGKPFDEHDIPVSMWDSGSMNVAKEWDDMLEAADDRKLVRMEMFYRDMLAGVKDKLMKRKIKEIIKECLQSSKIELVYVGSGNHNKL, encoded by the exons ATGCAAGACACCGGAAGCTCTCGGAACTCCGACAATCCATCGCGCAAGGTCGTTGACGTAGCTGCTGGTGAATCACACACTCTCCTTCTTACCG GAGATGGCAGTGTGTACTCTTGGGGTAGAGGAATGTTTGGACGGCTTGGACTTGGTTCTCAAAAAGATGAATTTTTTCCAGTGAAAGTGAACTTTGAAAACCCTAGTGGAAGTGGTGACTGTGTCAAAATAGTGGGAATTGCTGCTGGTGCTTATCACAGTCTTGCTCTTGCAG AAGATGGATCTGTTTGGTGCTGGGGTTACAACATCT ATGGTCAACTTGGTATCAGTGAAGAGGACTCGCATGATTCCCTGGCTCCTTGCTTACTTAGCAAGTTTCTTGAGGTGCAACCACCTGATTCTTCAACCGGTCTATCTGAAGCAGAAGACAGAGCATCACTAAAG ATGTGTACTGTCAAAGCAGGAGGAATGATGTCTCTGGCTATTGATAACCGTGGGACCCTGTGGATATGGGGAAACATCCCAGAAGAAAACAAAGAAGGTGGTTTATCTCTTGTAAGCAGTTTCATTCCAAGACCAGTCTGGGATTTTCATGGTCGAGCTGTTGTCAAGGTTTCATGTGGAAACGAGCATGTTGTAGCGCTGGTTAGTGCTACAGAATCACACAAGGGTGAAGATCTACTTTGCTACTCTTGGGGTTATAACAGCCACGGCCAATTAGGTTTGGGGGATAGACAGAGCAGGCTGCGTCCCGAAGTTGTAAAAATACTCGACGAGGATTCTCCTTTGACAATTTACGAGGTAGCATGTGGTGCCTTTCACACGGCTTTGCTAACTCACAAAAAGGAACGTGGTGACACATTAGAAAGCATGTGCTGGACCTTTGGCCTTGGCGAAAACGGTCAACTTGGGCATGGAACGACGCAAAGCGCTTTATTTCCTACACCCGTTAAAGTGTTGCCCCAAAATGCATACTTTATTTCTGTTGACTGTGGCTTGTTTCATACAAGTGTTGTTTCCTCGACTGGGGGTGTATGGTCCTGGGGAATGGAGAAGGGTCTTGGCTTATGTCCTGACGCCAGTCGTGGTGAAACAGTTTCCGGTGACGCCCTCTCCCCCCTTCTCATCTCATGCACGCCGCATCAATCTATTTTTCCAGATCCAGTTAAAGTTGTGTGTGGGGCTGCACACACTGTTGTTATCGTGCAGAAGGGATATAAGGTGTGGTCTTGGGGCAGAGGAAGGAGTGGTGTTCTTGGGAATGGTAAGGAAATTGATAGTTACACTCCCACCATTGTTTTGTGGCCTCCAATGACCGAGGATTTCAAAGAAGAGGATTCGAAGAGCTCGGATGAGCAAGATAACGCCGCAGAAAAGAAACTCGAAGTAATAACAGAAACAGACGAGAAATTATCATCAGCATTGAATGAGGTGAAGCTACTTCAAACAAAGCTATCTACAATGGAAAAATATGCTAGTATACTTCATGGTTCGATTTTTGGAAAACCTTTTGATGAACACGATATACCAGTTTCGATGTGGGATTCAGGTTCAATGAATGTTGCAAAAGAATGGGATGACATGTTAGAGGCAGCAGATGATAGGAAGCTAGTTAGGATGGAAATGTTTTACCGCGACATGCTAGCCGGCGTGAAAGATAAATTAATGAAGAGAAAGATCAAGGAAATTATAAAGGAGTGTCTCCAATCTTCAAAG
- the LOC127084447 gene encoding ultraviolet-B receptor UVR8 isoform X2, which translates to MQDTGSSRNSDNPSRKVVDVAAGESHTLLLTGDGSVYSWGRGMFGRLGLGSQKDEFFPVKVNFENPSGSGDCVKIVGIAAGAYHSLALAEDGSVWCWGYNIYGQLGISEEDSHDSLAPCLLSKFLEVQPPDSSTGLSEAEDRASLKMCTVKAGGMMSLAIDNRGTLWIWGNIPEENKEGGLSLVSSFIPRPVWDFHGRAVVKVSCGNEHVVALVSATESHKGEDLLCYSWGYNSHGQLGLGDRQSRLRPEVVKILDEDSPLTIYEVACGAFHTALLTHKKERGDTLESMCWTFGLGENGQLGHGTTQSALFPTPVKVLPQNAYFISVDCGLFHTSVVSSTGGVWSWGMEKGLGLCPDASRGETVSGDALSPLLISCTPHQSIFPDPVKVVCGAAHTVVIVQKGYKVWSWGRGRSGVLGNGKEIDSYTPTIVLWPPMTEDFKEEDSKSSDEQDNAAEKKLEVITETDEKLSSALNEVKLLQTKLSTMEKYASILHGSIFGKPFDEHDIPVSMWDSGSMNVAKEWDDMLEAADDRKLVRMEMFYRDMLAGVKDKLMKRKIKEIIKECLQSSKVHLTLLQ; encoded by the exons ATGCAAGACACCGGAAGCTCTCGGAACTCCGACAATCCATCGCGCAAGGTCGTTGACGTAGCTGCTGGTGAATCACACACTCTCCTTCTTACCG GAGATGGCAGTGTGTACTCTTGGGGTAGAGGAATGTTTGGACGGCTTGGACTTGGTTCTCAAAAAGATGAATTTTTTCCAGTGAAAGTGAACTTTGAAAACCCTAGTGGAAGTGGTGACTGTGTCAAAATAGTGGGAATTGCTGCTGGTGCTTATCACAGTCTTGCTCTTGCAG AAGATGGATCTGTTTGGTGCTGGGGTTACAACATCT ATGGTCAACTTGGTATCAGTGAAGAGGACTCGCATGATTCCCTGGCTCCTTGCTTACTTAGCAAGTTTCTTGAGGTGCAACCACCTGATTCTTCAACCGGTCTATCTGAAGCAGAAGACAGAGCATCACTAAAG ATGTGTACTGTCAAAGCAGGAGGAATGATGTCTCTGGCTATTGATAACCGTGGGACCCTGTGGATATGGGGAAACATCCCAGAAGAAAACAAAGAAGGTGGTTTATCTCTTGTAAGCAGTTTCATTCCAAGACCAGTCTGGGATTTTCATGGTCGAGCTGTTGTCAAGGTTTCATGTGGAAACGAGCATGTTGTAGCGCTGGTTAGTGCTACAGAATCACACAAGGGTGAAGATCTACTTTGCTACTCTTGGGGTTATAACAGCCACGGCCAATTAGGTTTGGGGGATAGACAGAGCAGGCTGCGTCCCGAAGTTGTAAAAATACTCGACGAGGATTCTCCTTTGACAATTTACGAGGTAGCATGTGGTGCCTTTCACACGGCTTTGCTAACTCACAAAAAGGAACGTGGTGACACATTAGAAAGCATGTGCTGGACCTTTGGCCTTGGCGAAAACGGTCAACTTGGGCATGGAACGACGCAAAGCGCTTTATTTCCTACACCCGTTAAAGTGTTGCCCCAAAATGCATACTTTATTTCTGTTGACTGTGGCTTGTTTCATACAAGTGTTGTTTCCTCGACTGGGGGTGTATGGTCCTGGGGAATGGAGAAGGGTCTTGGCTTATGTCCTGACGCCAGTCGTGGTGAAACAGTTTCCGGTGACGCCCTCTCCCCCCTTCTCATCTCATGCACGCCGCATCAATCTATTTTTCCAGATCCAGTTAAAGTTGTGTGTGGGGCTGCACACACTGTTGTTATCGTGCAGAAGGGATATAAGGTGTGGTCTTGGGGCAGAGGAAGGAGTGGTGTTCTTGGGAATGGTAAGGAAATTGATAGTTACACTCCCACCATTGTTTTGTGGCCTCCAATGACCGAGGATTTCAAAGAAGAGGATTCGAAGAGCTCGGATGAGCAAGATAACGCCGCAGAAAAGAAACTCGAAGTAATAACAGAAACAGACGAGAAATTATCATCAGCATTGAATGAGGTGAAGCTACTTCAAACAAAGCTATCTACAATGGAAAAATATGCTAGTATACTTCATGGTTCGATTTTTGGAAAACCTTTTGATGAACACGATATACCAGTTTCGATGTGGGATTCAGGTTCAATGAATGTTGCAAAAGAATGGGATGACATGTTAGAGGCAGCAGATGATAGGAAGCTAGTTAGGATGGAAATGTTTTACCGCGACATGCTAGCCGGCGTGAAAGATAAATTAATGAAGAGAAAGATCAAGGAAATTATAAAGGAGTGTCTCCAATCTTCAAAG